In the genome of Leguminivora glycinivorella isolate SPB_JAAS2020 chromosome 21, LegGlyc_1.1, whole genome shotgun sequence, one region contains:
- the LOC125237415 gene encoding LOW QUALITY PROTEIN: uncharacterized protein LOC125237415 (The sequence of the model RefSeq protein was modified relative to this genomic sequence to represent the inferred CDS: inserted 1 base in 1 codon) — MILYIGLCFILIVLADPLPGKHVPLESYESELEREHALPTSVPNADILKTNSNPTYHKPRPPQNYGAAVLARVGDGAVPSYAPPNRAFFNPPLPPEYRNPFADKPTLRGTNTDGNNYLNRRPIPPPSLGPGHERIPIRPPGQETSSPQVPAPPPAPPLPPAGIEPQKKKPLNTPSHKPDELDDVKHGSDQANFTDFVPNSLNIPTISRILSGSNGRKEDIPDVLLRTVTAKPQHTEKTSKSDVYVTKEGVTLSDANRDSSTEGSVLAVLDPEMNNLDRPLIVDQNGETNTRRNLQYSTNKDRNESRNEEFTPATTVNFDLKDPEMSTERYHNLANVNLDKKNLKQDSKNGAVQRAGVTWPFAWNVHIYLATVIFTILAVFSIFKIICYNKFTHLFTQYYFIILHLILVFVCLMRIFYMCYDPYNINNSLPVFISEILLHVPEIFLSIAFACTILFLLTNSINFKNTCCSFLFRSRTIIIGGGLHLLSCLMLHIFENNNTIYRTPQGVEKRVLGLTCQIIFIMACLTLGLCYLYVYKMLKSILQKKSHTYIHGFQNLYQAIHINLATALLFVLMATLQIYGIFGISQVNMTKFNWLQWGYQFSLRLIEICIVALISWVISLKVGMXASLQHEKADGQKISGLGLFPCTAGSSNEQFESDYPAICNTNTNLHTYTLRTGKPIYESAGHHPNMPDPCCGGPAIEHPRFLNTIGGACDNNSGTENYSGHSSIANAGHSSSTESSNATSSQGVTNHLIKHHPNMAGYNGIESASDDHYSNCDPAIQSLQGDDPLDHEYNVIQYGSNSDFIRDIKNQNYNGGSNRSSHNFKHMSYDRVSSRTNSNPRKKHRAKNKNVQNCMTMGYDASMGHHYHQPHLPDEYGNYNSENASYHASGIQTLNPNRSYGEGCQRSSQRRNSPSTSAANSSGSQKRGKNNGFPDRPKSTDLYGFSEDPNERSYPCALAPQPAPRNCGYEASYSQPQDEVNPNETEGNSMLVAQDGFVRFRP, encoded by the exons GCCACCACAGAACTACGGCGCGGCGGTGCTGGCGCGGGTGGGAGACGGGGCGGTGCCGTCGTACGCGCCCCCCAACCGCGCCTTCTTTAACCCCCCGCTGCCCCCTGAGTACAGGAACCCGTTTGCTGACAAGCCTACACTTAGAG GCACGAATACAGACGGGAACAACTACCTTAACCGGAGGCCTATCCCTCCTCCGTCCCTCGGGCCAGGCCACGAGAGGATCCCCATCAGGCCTCCAGGACAG GAGACCTCTTCGCCGCAAGTACCGGCGCCCCCTCCCGCGCCCCCCCTGCCGCCCGCCGGCATCGAGCCGCAGAAGAAAAAGCCGCTCAACACCCCTAGCCATAAG CCTGATGAACTAGACGACGTAAAGCATGGCTCGGATCAGGCCAACTTCACAGACTTCGTGCCAAACTCCCTCAACATCCCCACCATCTCTCGCATCCTCTCCGGCTCCAACGGCCGCAAGGAGGACATTCCTGATGTTCTCCTCCGCACCGTCACCGCCAAACCTCAGCACACAGAGAAAACCTCCAAGAGTGACGTATACGTCACCAAGGAAGGCGTCACCCTGAGCGACGCCAACAGAGACAGCTCCACTGAAGGCTCAGTACTCGCCGTCTTAGACCCAGAAATGAACAACCTGGACAGACCTCTCATCGTCGACCAAAACGGAGAAACTAACACAAGAAGAAATCTCCAATATTCAACTAATAAAGACAGAAACGAAAGCAGAAATGAAGAATTCACACCAGCCACAACAGTCAATTTCGATCTGAAAGATCCAGAAATGTCAACAGAAAGATACCACAATTTAGCCAACGTCAATTTAGATAAGAAGAATCTTAAGCAGGATTCCAAGAATGGAGCTGTTCAGAGAGCTGGCGTCACCTGGCCTTTCGCCTGGAacgtacatatttatttagCGACAGTTATTTTTACAATATTAGCCGTATTCTCTATATTTAAGATCATATGCTATAATAAGTTCACGCACCTCTTCACACAATACTACTTTATTATACTACACTTGATCTTAGTGTTTGTATGTCTGATGAGGATATTCTACATGTGCTACGATCCTTATAATATCAACAATTCGTTGCCAGTTTTCATCAGTGAGATCCTGTTACATGTCCCTGAAATATTCCTGAGCATCGCGTTTGCGTGCACCATCCTGTTCCTATTAACCAATAGCATTAACTTCAAGAACACCTGCTGTTCTTTCCTGTTCCGTTCTAGAACAATCATCATTGGGGGTGGACTCCATCTCCTCTCATGTCTGATGTTGCATATCTtcgaaaataataatacaatttaTAGGACTCCACAGGGAGTAGAAAAAAGGGTATTAGGTCTAACTTGTCAAATAATATTTATCATGGCATGCTTGACGCTAGGTCTGTGCtatctgtatgtatataaaatgcTCAAGTCTATTCTTCAGAAGAAAAGCCACACGTATATACATGGCTTCCAGAATTTGTACCAGGCCATTCATATTAATCTGGCGACGGCATTGCTGTTCGTTCTGATGGCCACTCTTCAGATATACGGTATCTTCGGAATAAGTCAAGTCAATATGACCAAGTTCAACTGGCTTCAATGGGGCTATCAATTCTCTTTACGTCTTATCGAGATTTGCATAGTAGCCCTGATCTCTTGGGTCATAAGTCTCAAAGTCGGCA TGGCTTCTCTACAGCATGAGAAGGCTGACGGGCAGAAGATATCTGGTTTAGGCTTGTTCCCTTGCACGGCCGGGTCCAGCAATGAGCAGTTCGAATCAGATTACCCTGCTATTTGTAATACCAATACAAATCTACACACGTATACGTTAAGAACTGGCAAGCCGATCTATGAATCAGCTGGCCATCATCCGAACATGCCCGATCCCTGCTGCGGAGGACCAGCGATTGAACATCCGCGGTTTCTGAACACTATCGGGGGCGCTTGCGACAATAACTCAGGAACCGAGAACTATTCCGGGCACAGTTCCATAGCCAACGCTGGCCATAGTAGCTCAACGGAATCTAGCAACGCTACATCCAGCCAAGGTGTGACCAATCATCTGATCAAACACCATCCGAACATGGCCGGTTACAATGGCATAGAATCGGCATCAGACGACCACTATTCCAACTGCGACCCCGCCATCCAATCTCTACAAGGAGACGACCCATTAGACCACGAATACAACGTCATACAATACGGCAGCAACAGCGACTTCATTCGTGACATCAAAAACCAGAACTACAACGGTGGTTCGAACCGAAGTTCGCACAACTTCAAACACATGTCGTACGATAGGGTATCCTCTAGAACGAATAGCAATCCTCGGAAGAAGCATCGAGCGAAGAACAAGAACGTCCAGAACTGCATGACTATGGGTTACGACGCTTCCATGGGGCATCACTACCATCAGCCCCACCTGCCTGATGAATACGGGAATTATAACTCAGAGAACGCGTCCTACCACGCTTCTGGCATCCAAACTCTGAACCCTAACAGGAGTTATGGAGAGGGTTGCCAAAGGAGTTCACAACGGCGGAATTCCCCATCAACTTCTGCTGCTAACTCCAGTGGGAGTCAGAAAAGAGGGAAGAATAATGGGTTCCCTGATAGGCCTAAGTCCACAGACCTATACGGGTTTTCCGAAGACCCTAATGAAAGGAGTTACCCCTGCGCGTTAGCTCCTCAACCAGCGCCAAGGAATTGCGGGTATGAAGCCTCGTACTCCCAACCTCAGGATGAGGTGAACCCCAACGAAACTGAAGGGAATAGTATGCTGGTAGCTCAGGACGGCTTCGTAAGGTTTCGCCCTTAG